From Lolium perenne isolate Kyuss_39 chromosome 5, Kyuss_2.0, whole genome shotgun sequence, a single genomic window includes:
- the LOC127298338 gene encoding putative F-box protein At5g15660: MDHRRRRPEKRRRIITPPPAAGIALPDDLLFMEVLVRLPAKCLLRFKSVCRSWCVGMADAGFVRRHRDFSRASQPSMLLIGRKSATEDEEEPSGDITFYRLRLGQTPGKSKVKAELLLEKACPLEAAVSPTHCDGLVAIVTATDQVFVCNPATNELVALPLGSPNVENTKFPSGAIGFDRWRNQYVVARYFYRRRCYDDESGGKLDYDIGHEIFTLGGKSWELTADPPHAISGTRPAYTGDAFYWACDEDEHPRPSSLLRFSLRHRTFDLVPCPPNFGYHTALDHLAELDGKLCYVNNGASLTTFDVWQLADDGGTGPAQWYLRCRIDPGDDDECFGSYGFLPLWATGGRMLVMVSDETLYWCDEKSRGVEEVVDLEEALDLEEGNYVRHVVPYRESLVSIRNFTVEGHLAIS, translated from the coding sequence ATGGATCATCGGCGGCGACGCCCGGAGAAACGCCGCAGGATAATAACGCCTCCTCCGGCTGCCGGCATCGCCCTCCCCGACGACCTGCTTTTCATGGAAGTCTTGGTGCGCCTCCCTGCAAAATGCCTCCTGCGCTTCAAATCTGTCTGCCGCTCCTGGTGCGTCGGCATGGCGGACGCCGGCTTCGTCCGCCGCCACCGTGATTTCTCCCGCGCGAGTCAGCCGTCAATGCTCCTCATCGGGCGCAAGAGTGCCACCGAAGACGAAGAAGAACCCTCCGGGGACATCACCTTCTACCGCCTGCGGCTGGGACAGACACCGGGCAAGTCCAAGGTCAAAGCGGAGTTGCTGCTCGAGAAGGCGTGCCCACTGGAAGCGGCGGTATCACCGACGCATTGCGATGGCCTGGTCGCCATCGTAACCGCCACGGATCAGGTGTTTGTGTGCAATCCGGCCACAAATGAGCTCGTCGCGCTGCCGCTCGGCAGCCCGAACGTGGAAAACACAAAGTTTCCATCGGGGGCGATCGGCTTCGACCGGTGGCGCAACCAGTACGTCGTCGCCAGGTACTTCTACCGGCGCCGGTGCTACGACGACGAGTCCGGCGGCAAGCTTGATTACGACATCGGGCACGAGATCTTCACGCTCGGGGGCAAGTCCTGGGAGCTCACCGCGGACCCGCCCCACGCTATCAGCGGCACTCGGCCGGCCTACACGGGAGACGCCTTCTACTGGGCGTGCGATGAAGACGAACACCCCCGTCCGAGCTCGCTGCTACGGTTTAGCCTGCGACACAGGACGTTCGACCTGGTGCCATGCCCTCCTAACTTCGGCTACCACACTGCCCTCGACCATCTGGCGGAGCTAGACGGCAAGCTGTGCTATGTCAACAATGGGGCCTCGTTGACGACCTTCGACGTGTGGCAGCTGGCGGATGACGGCGGGACAGGACCAGCCCAGTGGTATCTGCGCTGCCGGATCGATCCGGGAGACGACGACGAGTGCTTCGGGAGCTACGGCTTCCTGCCGCTTTGGGCCACCGGCGGCAGGATGCTGGTGATGGTGTCTGACGAGACGCTGTACTGGTGCGACGAGAAGAGCCGAGGTGTGGAGGAAGTGGTGGACCTGGAAGAGGCTCTGGACTTGGAGGAGGGCAATTATGTTCGCCACGTCGTCCCATACAGGGAGAGTCTCGTCTCCATCAGAAACTTCACTGTCGAAGGACATCTCGCAATCTCGTAA
- the LOC127302582 gene encoding protein STAY-GREEN, chloroplastic, whose product MATAASTMSLLPLSQLKQLQQQRRHGGASSVLVLGRRKRFVVPRARLFGPAIFEASKLKVLFVGVEEENSKHPGKLPRTYTLTHSDVTARLTLAVSHTIHAAQLQGWYNRLQRDEVVAEWKKVQGAMSLHVHCHISGGHFLLDLIAPLRYYIFRKELPVVLKAFVHGDGSLFSSHPELEEATVWVYFHSNLPRFNRVECWGPLHDAAAPYDDEVAVDAPAADPTMAMTAADEPQTMPPASEWPRRCTGKCECCFPPECLIPWPHERDMAAATDAGQPPQ is encoded by the exons ATGGCCACTGCCGCTTCCACCATGTCCCTGCTCCCGCTCTCCCAGCTAAAGCAGCTGCAGCAGCAGCGCCGACATGGCGGCGCCAGCTCCGTGCTCGTGCTCGGGCGGCGGAAGCGATTCGTCGTGCCG AGGGCGCGGCTGTTCGGTCCGGCCATCTTCGAGGCGTCGAAGCTGAAGGTGCTGTTCgtgggggtggaggaggagaactCGAAGCACCCGGGTAAGCTGCCGCGGACCTACACGCTCACCCACAGCGACGTCACGGCGCGCCTCACGCTGGCGGTGTCGCACACCATCCACGCCGCGCAGCTGCAAGGGTGGTACAACCGCCTGCAGCGGGACGAGGTGGTGGCCGAGTGGAAGAAGGTGCAGGGCGCCATGTCGCTGCACGTCCACTGCCACATCTCCGGCGGCCACTTCCTCCTCGACCTCATCGCGCCGCTCCGCTACTACATCTTCCGCAAGGAGCTACCCGTG GTTCTCAAGGCGTTCGTGCACGGCGACGGCAGCCTGTTCAGCAGCCAcccggagctggaggaggccaCGGTGTGGGTCTACTTCCACTCCAACCTCCCGCGCTTCAACCGCGTCGAGTGCTGGGGCCCGCTCCACGACGCCGCCGCGCCCTACGACGACGAAGTCGCCGTCGACGCGCCGGCCGCCGACCCTACCATGGCCATGACGGCCGCGGATGAGCCGCAGACGATGCCGCCGGCGAGCGAGTGGCCGCGGCGCTGCACCGGGAAGTGCGAGTGCTGCTTCCCGCCCGAGTGCCTCATCCCCTGGCCGCACGAGCGCGACATGGCGGCGGCCACCGACGCCGGCCAGCCGCCGCAGTGA